A portion of the Aquicoccus sp. G2-2 genome contains these proteins:
- a CDS encoding c-type cytochrome — MRTLFVVAVTVSPAVLSDALAQQLNHAAEPLDGLHLFLSTGCGACHRIAGTEAQGKIGPDLTHLASRETIGANLLPMTRANLADWIRHTQELKPGARMPSFGMLPVSETNAIVGYLVTLK, encoded by the coding sequence ATGCGAACATTGTTCGTGGTCGCCGTGACAGTTTCGCCAGCAGTTTTGAGTGACGCGCTTGCACAACAATTGAACCACGCGGCAGAGCCTTTGGATGGCCTTCATCTGTTCTTATCGACAGGGTGCGGGGCCTGCCATCGGATTGCGGGCACCGAGGCACAGGGGAAAATCGGGCCAGACCTGACGCATCTCGCCTCGCGCGAAACAATCGGCGCAAACCTTCTCCCGATGACCAGAGCAAATCTCGCAGACTGGATCAGACATACCCAAGAGTTGAAACCGGGCGCGCGCATGCCGTCGTTCGGGATGCTGCCGGTGTCAGAAACGAACGCGATTGTGGGTTATCTGGTGACTTTGAAATGA
- a CDS encoding ATP-binding protein, which translates to MAGTGPRLRWNDEYSAYFDACASSLATVIADAEVLAVERKRSEALAEIDRAKTAFFSNVSHEFRTPLTLMLGPLEDAMAEASRSGTNTGFSAQIETVYRNALRLKRLVNSLLDFSRIEAGRASAEFQPTKLVPLTTYLVSSFRSATEKAGLELLLDAHEPDGEVYLDRNMWENIILNLISNAFKFTLEGSITVEIGKGADGRSAVVTVRDTGVGIPEHELPRLFERFHRVEGVMGRSIEGSGIGLALVDELVRLHGGTMAVESEVGQGTAFTITIPLGKDHLPADQVGSPAEPATTGQRPSGFVAEALRWLPLDDTDEKVAQLVDDAPRDTMGTTDRHILVVDDNADMRDYLLHLLRGQGYHVRTAPDGLAALDIIASNPPDIVLCDLMMPRLDGLGLLARLREDEATRELPFIALSARAGEEAKIEGLNAGADAYLVKPFSSRELFARVASTIELARVRRTARDALKDESARLRRLFEQAPGFITTLQGPNHVFEFANASYCRLVGNRDIIGKSVEEALPEVKGQGFIDLLDQVYQTGKPYVADNMPARLQQSKDAPLRDVFLNFVYEPIMDAQDVVTGIFVEGHDVTQQHQTNEHLKLLVNELNHRVKNMLAIVQSFSRQTYKGTRSSAEERDAFEGRLLALAAAHDLLTTQNWETTALADIARGVFGIHDNKNVFTISGPMVHLNPKTAVTLAMAFHELTTNAIKYGALSVPEGSVELSWEVEQTLKPHLALLWSEKDGPKVETPGRRGFGSQLIERALAKELGGDVTLEFRPEGLVCKIGAPLPETPIT; encoded by the coding sequence GTGGCTGGAACAGGTCCACGGTTGCGGTGGAATGACGAATATTCCGCGTATTTCGATGCTTGTGCCTCCAGCTTGGCGACAGTCATAGCAGATGCCGAAGTTTTGGCGGTCGAGCGCAAGCGCTCAGAGGCGCTGGCTGAAATAGATCGCGCCAAGACCGCGTTCTTCTCCAATGTCAGCCACGAATTTCGCACGCCGCTCACGCTTATGCTTGGCCCGCTTGAGGATGCAATGGCCGAAGCGTCGCGAAGCGGCACCAACACCGGCTTTTCCGCGCAAATCGAAACCGTGTATCGAAATGCACTTCGCCTGAAGCGGCTGGTAAACAGCCTGCTGGATTTCTCGCGCATCGAGGCAGGGCGCGCATCTGCAGAGTTTCAGCCAACGAAACTGGTTCCGCTGACAACCTACCTCGTGTCCAGTTTCCGTTCGGCGACCGAGAAGGCGGGGCTTGAGCTTCTTCTGGATGCCCATGAACCCGATGGAGAGGTCTATCTCGATCGGAACATGTGGGAAAACATTATTCTCAATCTCATCTCCAACGCATTCAAGTTCACGCTCGAAGGCTCGATCACGGTCGAGATTGGCAAGGGAGCTGACGGACGCTCGGCCGTGGTGACGGTTCGCGATACCGGGGTCGGCATTCCTGAACACGAACTGCCACGATTGTTCGAACGTTTTCATCGGGTCGAAGGCGTGATGGGAAGGTCGATTGAAGGCAGCGGTATCGGACTGGCGCTTGTCGACGAACTGGTCAGGCTGCACGGCGGCACGATGGCGGTTGAGAGCGAAGTGGGGCAGGGCACCGCATTCACTATTACCATCCCGCTGGGCAAGGATCACCTGCCCGCTGACCAGGTCGGTTCACCCGCCGAGCCAGCGACAACAGGTCAGCGCCCCAGCGGTTTCGTCGCCGAGGCGCTTCGCTGGCTGCCCTTAGACGACACCGATGAAAAGGTGGCCCAACTGGTCGATGACGCGCCGCGCGACACGATGGGAACGACAGACCGGCACATTCTCGTGGTCGATGACAACGCCGACATGCGCGATTACCTGCTGCATTTGCTGCGGGGGCAGGGCTACCATGTCAGGACCGCGCCGGACGGGCTGGCTGCCCTTGACATCATCGCGTCGAATCCACCCGATATCGTGCTTTGTGACCTGATGATGCCCCGACTTGACGGTCTCGGCTTGCTGGCAAGGCTGCGCGAGGATGAGGCGACGCGCGAATTGCCGTTCATCGCATTGTCGGCCCGTGCTGGTGAAGAAGCGAAGATTGAAGGTCTGAACGCGGGCGCTGACGCTTATCTGGTCAAGCCGTTTTCCAGCCGCGAACTGTTCGCCCGCGTGGCCTCTACTATCGAACTGGCGCGGGTTCGGCGCACTGCGCGTGATGCGTTGAAAGACGAATCTGCGCGTCTGCGGCGGCTGTTCGAACAGGCACCGGGATTTATCACGACACTGCAAGGCCCGAACCATGTTTTCGAATTCGCTAACGCGTCTTACTGTCGGCTTGTCGGAAACCGCGATATCATCGGAAAAAGCGTGGAAGAGGCGCTGCCGGAAGTAAAAGGGCAGGGGTTTATTGACCTGCTCGATCAAGTTTACCAAACCGGCAAGCCCTATGTCGCTGACAACATGCCTGCGCGCCTTCAGCAATCCAAGGACGCTCCGCTAAGGGACGTATTCTTGAACTTCGTCTATGAGCCAATCATGGATGCCCAAGACGTTGTCACCGGCATTTTTGTCGAGGGTCATGACGTTACGCAGCAGCATCAGACCAATGAGCATTTGAAACTATTGGTCAACGAGCTCAATCATCGCGTCAAGAACATGCTCGCAATCGTCCAGAGTTTTAGCCGCCAGACCTATAAGGGGACTCGGTCATCGGCTGAGGAGCGGGACGCCTTCGAAGGCCGCTTGTTGGCGCTGGCCGCGGCGCATGATCTTCTGACAACGCAAAACTGGGAAACGACGGCTCTGGCGGATATCGCACGAGGAGTGTTCGGGATTCATGATAACAAGAATGTTTTCACGATTTCGGGGCCAATGGTTCATCTTAACCCGAAAACGGCTGTGACGCTTGCCATGGCGTTCCACGAACTAACGACAAATGCTATTAAATACGGGGCTTTGTCCGTTCCCGAAGGATCGGTCGAGTTGAGCTGGGAGGTCGAGCAGACGTTAAAGCCGCATCTTGCACTTTTATGGAGCGAGAAGGACGGTCCGAAAGTGGAAACACCTGGCCGACGTGGCTTTGGCTCGCAGCTGATCGAACGTGCGCTGGCAAAGGAACTTGGAGGCGACGTCACTTTGGAATTCAGACCGGAGGGACTGGTTTGCAAGATCGGCGCTCCGCTACCCGAGACCCCGATTACGTGA
- a CDS encoding response regulator — protein MSQSIRGSKVLVVEDEVLIFMMLEDMLSDLGATVAGHATGVAEGVSLVERGGFDVAILDLNLNGTKVFPVAEALQTRGLPFLFTSGYGSAALDGRFADQTCIDKPYQVADISRALSKALSEKVDSPES, from the coding sequence GTGAGCCAGAGCATCAGAGGTTCAAAGGTGCTGGTCGTCGAAGACGAAGTACTCATTTTCATGATGCTGGAGGATATGCTTTCAGATCTTGGAGCCACGGTGGCCGGGCATGCCACCGGCGTTGCAGAGGGCGTTTCACTGGTGGAGCGTGGCGGTTTCGACGTCGCCATTCTCGATCTGAACCTTAACGGAACAAAGGTCTTCCCGGTTGCCGAAGCATTGCAGACGCGCGGCCTGCCCTTCCTGTTCACAAGCGGTTATGGGTCGGCTGCGCTGGATGGTAGGTTTGCAGATCAGACATGCATCGATAAACCCTATCAAGTCGCAGATATTTCCCGAGCATTATCAAAAGCCTTGTCAGAAAAGGTTGATTCCCCCGAATCCTAA
- a CDS encoding ABC transporter permease, giving the protein MAEPSATSPRARRQRGYSVRTLPGFGLIAILTFVTIYAPIMILVTFSFNEGTSMAQWQGFSLHWYREAAANEIVKDAALRSLILATIAATIATVVATMAALATTRTRKFTGQTMIYTLINQPLMVPEIVTAVALLIVFAWIKVQTGYSGMIYLIAAHTAFCIPFAYLPIRARLETMDTSFEAAAKDLYASRWMTFRRITLPLMWPGIVAGLMLAFVISLDDVVITEFVKSAGQDTLPTYMLGQLRRTVTPEVNAISTVILIAGVILVSLFFRLTNQQD; this is encoded by the coding sequence ATGGCTGAACCGAGCGCAACCAGCCCCCGCGCGCGCCGCCAGCGAGGATACTCCGTGCGCACACTTCCCGGCTTTGGCCTCATTGCCATATTGACCTTCGTGACGATTTACGCGCCGATCATGATCCTGGTGACGTTTTCGTTCAACGAGGGCACGTCGATGGCGCAGTGGCAGGGGTTCAGCCTGCATTGGTACAGAGAAGCCGCCGCCAACGAGATCGTGAAAGATGCTGCGTTGCGTTCGCTGATACTGGCAACCATCGCTGCAACAATTGCCACGGTGGTGGCGACGATGGCAGCACTTGCCACCACTCGGACGCGCAAGTTCACCGGGCAGACCATGATTTATACGCTGATCAACCAGCCGCTGATGGTACCCGAGATTGTCACCGCAGTTGCACTGCTGATCGTGTTTGCGTGGATCAAGGTGCAGACTGGTTATTCCGGGATGATTTATCTCATCGCCGCGCATACCGCGTTCTGCATTCCCTTCGCCTATCTGCCGATCCGGGCACGGCTTGAAACGATGGATACGTCGTTCGAGGCGGCGGCCAAGGATCTTTATGCGTCGCGCTGGATGACGTTCCGGCGGATCACGCTGCCGCTGATGTGGCCGGGAATTGTGGCCGGGCTGATGCTGGCTTTTGTCATTTCGCTTGATGACGTGGTGATCACCGAATTCGTCAAATCCGCAGGGCAGGACACGTTGCCGACCTACATGCTGGGTCAGCTTCGCCGCACCGTCACCCCGGAGGTCAACGCGATATCCACCGTGATCCTTATCGCCGGGGTGATTCTGGTGTCGCTGTTTTTCCGCCTGACCAATCAACAGGATTAG
- a CDS encoding amidase has protein sequence MTDLLYLTATEALARFADKSLSPVELLDAQIAQAEASHEIVNAFTFTHFEEARDAARASEARWAKGAPRGCLDGLAVAIKDESHIAGKPTSYGSLITKDFVPEETSVMNQRILDEGAIVHARTATPEFSVAGFCWTRLWGVTRNPWNPAFTPGGSSGGSAASLASGTSSLATGSDIGGSIRIPSSCCGVVGYKPPYGRNPDDPPFNLDFYCHTGPLARSVKDAILLQNVMSGPTPLDIASLYPKLTLPTHYPDIKGWRIALSMDLGSYTISEEVQRNTRAAADVFRSLGASVEEVDIGWGPEVPEACMAYLTHIFGGSISEELEANAELMTTYCRAFAENSLSSTARDFVRTLEVAGDAYRKLGPMLADYDCLICPTTAIPAIPAEFDPTTDKLEIEGVPVAPELGWLLTTPFNMMSRCPVISVPSGFGATGVPTGLQIVAPAYRDEVAFQAAMAFETEVGGWFRSAKNRP, from the coding sequence ATGACCGATCTCCTCTACCTGACCGCGACAGAGGCGCTTGCGCGGTTTGCCGACAAGTCGCTTTCCCCGGTTGAACTTCTCGACGCGCAGATTGCACAGGCCGAGGCGAGCCATGAGATCGTCAACGCCTTTACCTTCACGCATTTCGAAGAAGCCCGCGATGCGGCCCGCGCCTCTGAAGCGCGCTGGGCCAAGGGCGCGCCGCGCGGCTGTCTTGACGGCTTGGCGGTGGCGATCAAGGACGAGAGCCATATTGCCGGTAAACCCACGTCATATGGCTCTTTGATCACCAAGGATTTCGTGCCCGAGGAAACTTCGGTGATGAACCAGCGGATTCTGGACGAAGGGGCCATTGTTCACGCCCGCACGGCAACACCGGAATTTTCCGTGGCGGGTTTCTGCTGGACCCGGCTCTGGGGGGTGACGCGCAACCCGTGGAACCCCGCTTTCACGCCGGGCGGGTCGTCCGGCGGGTCTGCCGCGTCTCTGGCCAGCGGCACATCGTCGCTTGCCACCGGGTCAGATATCGGCGGGTCGATCCGTATCCCGTCATCGTGCTGTGGCGTGGTGGGGTATAAACCGCCCTATGGCCGCAACCCTGACGATCCGCCATTCAACCTTGATTTCTATTGCCACACCGGGCCGTTGGCGCGTTCGGTCAAGGATGCGATCCTGCTGCAAAACGTCATGAGTGGACCAACGCCTCTCGATATCGCATCGCTTTATCCCAAGCTGACGCTGCCCACGCATTATCCCGATATCAAGGGCTGGCGGATCGCGCTGTCGATGGATCTCGGCAGCTACACGATCAGCGAAGAGGTGCAGCGCAACACGCGCGCCGCTGCCGATGTGTTCCGCTCTCTTGGGGCTTCGGTCGAGGAGGTCGATATTGGCTGGGGGCCGGAAGTGCCGGAAGCCTGCATGGCCTATCTCACCCATATTTTCGGCGGCTCGATTTCCGAGGAGCTCGAAGCGAACGCCGAGTTGATGACCACCTATTGCCGCGCCTTTGCCGAGAACTCGCTCAGCTCGACCGCACGTGATTTCGTGCGCACGCTGGAGGTCGCGGGCGACGCTTACAGGAAACTCGGGCCAATGCTGGCGGATTACGATTGTCTGATTTGCCCGACAACGGCGATCCCCGCCATCCCGGCCGAATTTGACCCGACCACGGACAAGCTTGAAATCGAAGGCGTTCCGGTGGCGCCGGAACTGGGCTGGCTGCTGACCACGCCATTCAACATGATGAGTCGCTGCCCGGTGATTTCCGTGCCCTCAGGGTTTGGCGCGACCGGCGTTCCCACCGGGTTGCAGATCGTCGCCCCCGCTTATCGCGACGAGGTCGCATTTCAGGCGGCGATGGCGTTTGAAACGGAAGTTGGCGGCTGGTTTCGCAGCGCGAAGAACCGGCCCTAA
- a CDS encoding TetR/AcrR family transcriptional regulator, which translates to MAQTSDQPTATAPEAPGLRSKKKARRRQEILRCAGRLFARDGFDATTMATIASEADVSPPTVFNYFGSKENILSALIFEGTEDERTRHLKSPRKTNCNFADVLADFLCDCANNTMRIAGKRVWRYVEATNIRRPGSDFQRRFDHSDTELHNLFARFLSAYDIVLRNGQTPDTRFLAWLFYDRWSARYFAYIKDDDMPMSEHETQVRSDVDAMVALLFDDDFTATSPLKKADPINDQS; encoded by the coding sequence TTGGCACAAACATCTGATCAACCCACGGCAACCGCCCCTGAAGCCCCAGGTCTGCGAAGCAAGAAGAAAGCCCGCCGCAGGCAGGAAATCCTGCGCTGCGCGGGGCGGCTTTTCGCGCGCGACGGGTTTGACGCGACCACCATGGCCACCATCGCCAGCGAAGCCGACGTGTCACCGCCAACCGTGTTCAACTATTTCGGCTCAAAGGAAAATATTCTGAGCGCACTGATCTTCGAGGGCACTGAAGATGAACGAACCCGGCACCTCAAAAGCCCCAGAAAAACCAATTGCAACTTTGCCGACGTGCTTGCGGATTTTCTGTGCGATTGCGCCAACAACACGATGCGAATCGCGGGAAAGCGCGTCTGGCGCTATGTCGAAGCGACCAACATCCGGCGGCCGGGCTCCGATTTTCAAAGGCGGTTCGACCATTCTGACACCGAGTTGCACAACCTGTTCGCCCGGTTTCTGAGCGCCTACGATATCGTGCTGCGAAATGGCCAGACCCCGGATACGCGCTTTCTGGCCTGGCTGTTCTATGACCGCTGGTCCGCCAGATATTTTGCATACATCAAGGATGACGACATGCCGATGAGCGAACATGAAACGCAGGTGCGCAGCGATGTCGATGCCATGGTTGCGCTGCTCTTTGATGACGATTTCACCGCAACCTCACCTCTCAAAAAGGCGGACCCAATAAATGACCAAAGCTGA
- a CDS encoding extracellular solute-binding protein encodes MKKLLIAASALALTVTGAMAQELNIYNWGDYTNPDLIKKFEAETGIHVTVTDFDSNDTALAKVKAGGHGYDIVVPSASYVPIWVGEGLLAETRPDQMPNFKNVDPRWINVDWDPGRHYTVPWQWGTTGVVVNTKYYKGDIDTSAIFMDPPDELKGKINVVPEMGDVMSLAIMYYGGTLCTDDKVLLKKVRDGLVKAKESWLGMDYGNIAKFASEDLLAGVNWNGSTFRMRLENSNIEYGYPKEGYVLWMDSVAVLKDAKNLEEAKTFQNFIMDPENAAMISAFARYANGIKGSEKYMPEDMKTAREIVIPQDLVDKGHFIPTCSPAVQKLYTRIWTDLQK; translated from the coding sequence ATGAAGAAACTTCTGATTGCCGCCTCGGCGCTTGCCCTGACAGTCACGGGGGCCATGGCCCAAGAGCTCAATATCTATAACTGGGGTGATTACACCAATCCCGATTTGATCAAGAAATTCGAGGCCGAAACCGGCATCCATGTGACAGTCACCGATTTCGACAGCAACGACACCGCGCTGGCCAAGGTAAAGGCCGGCGGCCACGGCTATGATATCGTGGTGCCGTCGGCCTCCTATGTGCCGATCTGGGTGGGCGAAGGGCTGCTGGCGGAAACCCGGCCCGACCAGATGCCAAACTTCAAGAACGTCGATCCCCGCTGGATCAATGTCGATTGGGATCCGGGCCGTCACTATACCGTGCCATGGCAGTGGGGCACCACCGGCGTCGTGGTCAACACCAAGTATTACAAGGGCGATATCGACACCTCTGCCATCTTCATGGACCCGCCGGACGAGTTGAAAGGCAAGATCAACGTGGTGCCGGAAATGGGCGACGTGATGAGCCTTGCGATCATGTATTACGGTGGCACGCTTTGCACAGACGACAAGGTGCTTCTGAAAAAGGTGCGCGATGGGCTCGTCAAGGCGAAGGAAAGCTGGCTTGGCATGGATTACGGCAATATCGCGAAATTCGCATCCGAGGATCTGTTGGCCGGGGTCAACTGGAATGGGTCGACCTTCCGGATGCGGCTAGAGAACTCCAACATCGAATACGGCTATCCGAAAGAAGGGTATGTGTTGTGGATGGATTCCGTTGCCGTTCTGAAAGATGCCAAGAACTTGGAAGAGGCTAAGACCTTCCAGAACTTCATCATGGACCCGGAAAACGCCGCCATGATCTCGGCCTTTGCCCGCTATGCCAACGGCATAAAAGGGTCGGAGAAATACATGCCTGAAGACATGAAAACCGCGCGGGAAATCGTGATCCCCCAAGACCTTGTCGACAAGGGACATTTCATCCCGACCTGTTCCCCGGCGGTGCAGAAGCTCTACACCCGGATCTGGACCGACCTTCAGAAGTAA
- a CDS encoding amidohydrolase codes for MTKADLVILNGRVLTMDADHPHAEAVAVTGGHILAVGSNADIHDLAGPGTRRIDAQGATVMPGMVEAHLHLFGGAFGMRLLHLDGIQGLPALRDKVQAYARANPDEALLICKAADYNLFGDSIATTRQMLDEALADRPLILFAGDHHTAWANTIALKRAGIFNGRALGPGNEIVMGEDGFAAGELREHEASEPVMALRSSGGRENLGLAGVEPDATLTAAERADDIAVMREGLAFCASHGFTSLHNMDGNRYQLDLLSEIESNGDLLCRTEIPFHLTPQKPVSSLEEASALAEEFNTDRLSAGRVKMFMDGVIDSATAVMVADYADRPGWRGEPLHCAERFCQAATEADRRGLQISVHAIGDGAVRRVLDGYEAAQKANGKRDSRHRIEHIEVLHPDDLPRFGELGVVASMQPPHPPGAMDFPLEPWLSHVGEARWPWSFPLSYLREEGVAIAFASDWPVSDLNPMRGVKAAVERQPWKAGHPGHASTLQQALHGYTLGGAYAGKDDHRLGRIVPGLVADIVIMDRDLEATPIDELDQAKAALTLCGGQITWEM; via the coding sequence ATGACCAAAGCTGATCTTGTCATCCTCAACGGGCGGGTTCTGACGATGGACGCCGATCACCCGCATGCCGAAGCCGTGGCCGTTACCGGCGGACATATCTTGGCGGTGGGCTCAAACGCCGATATTCACGATCTGGCCGGTCCGGGAACCCGGCGCATTGATGCGCAGGGGGCCACGGTGATGCCGGGTATGGTCGAAGCGCACCTGCATCTTTTTGGGGGTGCATTCGGGATGCGCCTATTGCATCTCGATGGCATTCAAGGCCTGCCCGCGTTGCGCGACAAGGTGCAGGCTTATGCCCGCGCCAACCCCGATGAAGCGCTTCTGATCTGCAAGGCCGCTGACTACAACCTGTTTGGCGACAGTATTGCAACTACACGGCAGATGCTGGACGAAGCCCTTGCCGATCGCCCGCTGATCCTTTTTGCAGGCGACCATCATACGGCCTGGGCCAATACGATTGCGCTCAAACGCGCCGGAATTTTCAATGGCCGCGCTCTTGGTCCCGGCAATGAAATCGTGATGGGTGAAGATGGTTTTGCCGCCGGTGAATTGCGCGAACACGAGGCAAGCGAACCTGTCATGGCGCTGCGTTCGTCCGGTGGGCGCGAAAATCTGGGGCTTGCCGGGGTCGAGCCGGATGCGACGCTGACTGCCGCAGAACGCGCGGACGATATTGCGGTCATGCGCGAGGGACTGGCGTTTTGCGCGTCGCATGGTTTCACCAGCCTGCACAATATGGATGGCAATCGTTATCAACTTGATTTGTTGAGCGAGATTGAAAGCAATGGCGATCTGTTGTGCCGGACTGAAATTCCGTTTCACCTGACCCCGCAAAAGCCGGTCTCTTCATTGGAAGAAGCCAGCGCATTGGCCGAGGAATTCAACACTGACAGGCTCAGTGCCGGACGGGTCAAGATGTTCATGGACGGCGTGATCGACAGCGCGACCGCCGTCATGGTCGCGGATTATGCCGACAGGCCCGGTTGGCGTGGTGAGCCATTACATTGCGCCGAACGGTTTTGCCAAGCCGCAACGGAGGCCGACAGGCGCGGCTTGCAAATCTCGGTTCATGCGATTGGCGATGGCGCTGTGCGCCGGGTGCTTGATGGCTATGAGGCAGCGCAAAAGGCCAACGGCAAGCGCGATTCGCGCCACCGGATCGAACATATCGAGGTGCTGCACCCTGACGATCTGCCACGGTTCGGGGAATTGGGGGTCGTCGCCTCGATGCAGCCGCCGCACCCGCCGGGTGCAATGGATTTTCCGCTGGAGCCGTGGCTTTCACATGTGGGAGAGGCGCGATGGCCGTGGTCGTTCCCGCTTTCGTATTTGCGCGAAGAGGGGGTTGCGATCGCGTTTGCATCAGATTGGCCGGTTTCCGACCTCAATCCGATGCGGGGCGTGAAGGCCGCCGTTGAGCGCCAGCCCTGGAAGGCCGGACACCCCGGCCATGCCTCGACATTGCAGCAAGCGTTGCATGGCTACACGCTGGGCGGTGCATACGCAGGCAAGGACGACCATCGCCTTGGCCGGATCGTGCCCGGTCTTGTGGCGGATATCGTTATCATGGACCGCGATCTGGAAGCGACCCCGATAGATGAACTTGATCAGGCAAAAGCCGCGCTCACGCTCTGCGGTGGTCAGATCACATGGGAAATGTAG
- a CDS encoding ABC transporter permease yields MVIIILAAAGPLLVMVVYSFLTPGDYGNVKWQFSLDGWTSTLVQRDIFDDTLMWADANLSIFWRSFSLSMITTVLTLIFGVPTAWFIATQPPGKREFWLFLMTVPFWTNLLVRTIAIQELIRSEGVINLILLKLHIIDAPIQMMFTNFAITFGMTYVFLPLMVLPIYAAVDKLDFRLVEAAHDLYAGRWTAFRRVILPLIKPGIIAGSILVFIPSLGAYVTPRVLGGGKNLMFGNLIDLQFGAGRNWPLGAALSLMLMAATIIALMWYVRITSKEQADG; encoded by the coding sequence ATGGTGATCATCATACTCGCCGCGGCCGGGCCGCTTTTGGTGATGGTTGTCTATTCATTCCTCACGCCGGGGGATTATGGCAACGTCAAATGGCAGTTTTCACTTGATGGCTGGACCTCGACCTTGGTTCAGCGCGACATTTTCGATGACACCTTAATGTGGGCGGATGCCAATCTGTCGATCTTCTGGCGCTCTTTCTCGCTTTCGATGATTACCACGGTGCTAACGCTGATTTTCGGCGTGCCAACTGCATGGTTCATCGCCACCCAGCCGCCGGGCAAGCGCGAATTCTGGCTGTTTCTGATGACCGTGCCTTTCTGGACCAATCTTCTGGTGCGCACGATCGCAATTCAGGAACTGATCCGCTCGGAAGGCGTGATCAACCTGATCCTGCTGAAACTGCACATCATCGACGCCCCCATCCAGATGATGTTCACCAATTTCGCCATCACCTTCGGCATGACTTATGTTTTCCTGCCGTTGATGGTGTTGCCGATCTATGCCGCCGTCGACAAGCTTGATTTCCGCCTGGTCGAAGCGGCGCACGACCTTTATGCGGGCCGCTGGACAGCCTTTCGCCGGGTTATCCTGCCGCTGATCAAGCCCGGCATCATCGCCGGGTCGATACTGGTCTTTATCCCCAGCCTCGGGGCTTACGTCACGCCGCGGGTGCTGGGCGGCGGCAAGAACCTGATGTTCGGCAACCTGATTGATCTGCAATTCGGAGCGGGCCGCAACTGGCCGCTGGGTGCTGCACTGTCGCTGATGTTGATGGCGGCCACGATCATCGCGCTGATGTGGTATGTCCGCATTACCTCAAAGGAGCAGGCCGATGGCTGA
- a CDS encoding ABC transporter ATP-binding protein has product MIQIENATKIFGAGASAFTALQDVNVTIEGNEFFTLLGPSGCGKTTLLRLIAGFEPPSMGAILLDGKDISRLPPNRRPVNTVFQNYALFPHMSVAQNIAFGLEMLGKPKAEIGKTVDEMLHLVQMEALKDRRTSELSGGQQQRVALARALAPHPQVLLLDEPLSALDLKLRKEMQIELKRLQSETGITFVFVTHDQEEALTMSDRIAVMNAGRILQIGSPREIYERPAERFVANFIGESNFLDATLSQGTITLAAGGEFQVKVPDGVADGAVSVLVRPEHVSVRAGQPSTGEIAATAETVVYSGQATTSHLRLATGEAFRVLMPNGPSGGDLPEGYARGDHLRARRRHCVEGLTRW; this is encoded by the coding sequence ATGATCCAGATTGAGAACGCCACCAAGATCTTCGGGGCGGGTGCTTCGGCCTTTACCGCCCTTCAGGACGTGAATGTGACGATCGAGGGCAATGAATTTTTCACCCTGCTCGGGCCGTCGGGTTGTGGCAAGACCACGCTCTTGCGCCTCATCGCCGGGTTCGAGCCGCCGTCGATGGGGGCCATCCTGCTTGACGGGAAGGATATTTCGCGGCTGCCGCCGAACCGGCGCCCGGTCAACACGGTGTTTCAGAATTATGCGCTGTTTCCGCATATGAGCGTGGCGCAGAACATTGCGTTCGGGCTGGAAATGCTGGGCAAGCCCAAGGCGGAAATCGGCAAAACCGTCGATGAAATGCTGCATCTGGTACAGATGGAGGCGCTGAAGGACCGGCGCACCAGTGAGCTTTCGGGCGGGCAGCAGCAGCGGGTTGCGCTGGCGCGGGCGCTGGCGCCGCATCCGCAGGTGTTGCTTCTGGATGAACCGCTCAGCGCGCTTGATCTGAAGCTGCGCAAGGAAATGCAGATCGAGTTGAAGCGGCTGCAAAGCGAAACCGGAATCACCTTTGTGTTCGTCACCCACGATCAGGAAGAGGCACTGACCATGTCGGACCGGATCGCGGTGATGAACGCCGGGCGGATCCTTCAGATCGGCAGTCCGCGCGAGATTTATGAACGCCCGGCTGAACGCTTTGTGGCGAATTTCATTGGTGAATCGAACTTTTTGGACGCGACGCTTTCGCAGGGCACAATCACCTTGGCTGCGGGCGGGGAGTTTCAGGTCAAGGTGCCTGATGGGGTTGCCGATGGGGCGGTTTCGGTGCTCGTGCGGCCCGAGCATGTCAGTGTACGCGCCGGACAACCCAGCACTGGTGAAATCGCCGCGACCGCCGAAACAGTTGTTTATTCCGGGCAGGCCACGACAAGCCATCTTCGGCTTGCCACCGGGGAGGCGTTCAGGGTTCTGATGCCGAACGGGCCGAGTGGCGGCGATTTGCCGGAGGGGTATGCCCGCGGCGATCACCTTCGCGCCCGGCGCCGTCACTGTGTTGAGGGACTGACGCGATGGTGA